A genomic region of Mesorhizobium sp. NZP2077 contains the following coding sequences:
- a CDS encoding M3 family metallopeptidase, translating to MTSKKAIDLAAHPLTTWQGPLGLPDFAHIGDDDFSPVFDAALKAHEAEIEAIAGNKDAATIENTLEALELGGEALDHVSSIFWCRAGAHTNDTIQALERDISPKMSRHFSAISMNERLFARIDDLYQRRASLGLDAETLRVLEKTWKGFVRSGAKLDADGKKRLAKISEDLSSLGTTFGQNVLADERDWALFLDEADLAGLPDFVKSSMAEAAEMRGHKGRYAVTLSRSIYEPFSTFSERRDLREIAFRAFTMRGQNGGATDNTNVVRDMLKLRAEKAKLLGYASFAALKLDDTMAKTPKAVHALLDPVWEKALEKAAADQKELERLAAEAGSNEKFAAWDWRFYQEKLRAEKFAFDEAELKPYLQLDRVIDACFDVATKLFGITFEEKEGIAAWHPDARVFVVKNADGSERGLFLADYFARPSKRSGAWMSALKSGYKLGGGSKPVIYNIMNFAKPPAGEPALLSVDEAKTLFHEFGHALHGMLTDVTWPSVAGTSVSRDFVELPSQLYEHWLTVPAVLEKHALHVKTGNPMPKALLDKMLAARTFGAGFATVEFTSSALIDMAYHARPDAPLEPLRFEAETLAKLDMPGTIAMRHRTPHFGHVFSGDGYSAGYYSYMWSEVLDADAFAAFEETGDPFNPALAERLRKNIYAAGGSRDPEELYTAFRGKMPSPEAMMVKRGLV from the coding sequence ATGACTTCCAAAAAAGCCATCGATCTCGCCGCCCATCCGCTGACCACGTGGCAAGGGCCGCTCGGCCTGCCCGACTTTGCCCATATCGGCGACGACGATTTCTCCCCGGTCTTCGACGCAGCGCTGAAGGCGCATGAGGCCGAGATCGAGGCGATCGCCGGCAACAAGGATGCAGCGACCATCGAGAACACGCTTGAAGCGCTGGAACTCGGCGGCGAGGCGCTCGATCATGTCTCGTCGATCTTCTGGTGCCGCGCCGGCGCCCATACCAACGACACCATCCAGGCGCTGGAGCGCGACATTTCGCCAAAAATGTCCAGGCACTTCTCGGCGATCTCGATGAACGAGAGACTGTTTGCCCGCATCGACGACCTCTACCAGCGCCGCGCGAGCCTGGGCCTCGACGCCGAGACCTTGCGGGTGCTGGAGAAGACCTGGAAAGGTTTCGTCCGTTCCGGCGCCAAGCTCGATGCCGACGGCAAGAAGCGGCTGGCGAAGATCAGCGAGGACCTGTCGTCGCTCGGCACGACGTTCGGCCAGAACGTGCTCGCCGACGAGCGCGACTGGGCGCTGTTCCTCGACGAAGCCGACCTTGCCGGCCTGCCCGACTTCGTGAAGAGTTCGATGGCCGAGGCGGCCGAAATGCGCGGCCACAAAGGCCGCTACGCCGTCACCTTGTCGCGCTCGATCTATGAGCCGTTTTCGACCTTCTCGGAACGCCGCGACCTGCGCGAGATCGCCTTCCGCGCCTTCACCATGCGCGGCCAGAATGGCGGCGCCACCGACAACACCAACGTTGTGCGCGACATGCTCAAGCTGCGCGCCGAAAAGGCGAAGCTGCTCGGCTACGCCTCCTTTGCCGCGCTGAAACTCGACGACACCATGGCCAAGACACCGAAAGCCGTGCATGCGCTGCTCGATCCGGTCTGGGAAAAGGCGCTGGAGAAAGCGGCCGCCGACCAGAAGGAGTTGGAACGGCTGGCGGCGGAAGCCGGCAGCAATGAAAAATTCGCCGCCTGGGACTGGCGCTTCTACCAGGAGAAGCTGCGTGCGGAGAAATTCGCTTTCGATGAGGCGGAACTGAAGCCCTATCTGCAGCTCGACCGCGTCATCGACGCCTGCTTCGACGTGGCGACCAAACTCTTCGGCATTACCTTCGAGGAGAAAGAAGGCATTGCCGCCTGGCACCCCGACGCGCGCGTCTTCGTGGTGAAAAATGCCGACGGTAGCGAGCGCGGCCTGTTCCTCGCCGACTATTTCGCGCGGCCCTCCAAGCGTTCCGGCGCCTGGATGAGCGCGCTGAAGTCCGGCTACAAACTGGGTGGCGGCTCGAAGCCGGTGATCTACAACATCATGAACTTCGCCAAGCCGCCGGCAGGCGAGCCGGCACTGCTGTCGGTCGACGAGGCGAAAACGCTGTTTCATGAGTTCGGCCACGCGCTGCACGGCATGCTGACCGACGTCACCTGGCCATCGGTTGCGGGCACTTCGGTCAGCCGCGATTTCGTCGAACTGCCCTCGCAGCTCTACGAGCACTGGCTGACGGTGCCGGCGGTGCTGGAAAAGCACGCTTTGCACGTCAAGACCGGCAATCCGATGCCCAAGGCGCTGCTCGACAAGATGCTGGCCGCGCGGACTTTTGGTGCTGGCTTTGCCACAGTGGAATTCACCTCCTCCGCCTTGATTGACATGGCCTATCACGCACGGCCGGACGCGCCGCTGGAACCGCTTCGTTTCGAAGCCGAAACGTTGGCAAAACTCGACATGCCCGGCACCATCGCCATGCGCCATCGCACCCCGCATTTCGGCCATGTCTTCTCGGGCGACGGCTACTCGGCCGGCTACTACTCCTACATGTGGTCGGAAGTGCTCGACGCCGATGCTTTCGCCGCCTTCGAGGAAACCGGCGATCCCTTCAACCCGGCGCTGGCCGAACGGCTGAGAAAGAACATCTACGCCGCCGGTGGCTCGAGGGACCCGGAAGAGCTCTACACCGCGTTCCGCGGCAAGATGCCGTCCCCGGAAGCGATGATGGTGAAGCGCGGATTGGTGTAG
- a CDS encoding M81 family metallopeptidase, which translates to MRIFTASLATETNTFSPVPTDRASFEMAFYAGPGKHPETPTLCSSPIVALRRRAAKEGLTVIEGTATWAEPGGLVQRQTFEALRDEILDQLKAALPVDAVILGLHGAMVAQGYDDCEGDLLERVRAIVGPKVVIASEFDPHSHLTPKRVAASDIMAYFLEFPHTDFYERGEHVVELGLAAARGEIKPVISTFDCRMIQVLPTSREPMRSFVDRIKALHGKDGVLSVSVIHGFMAADVPEMGTRILVITDNDKAKGDALAERLGRELYALREKTAMTMLNTADGIDRALAVRAENPGKPVVIADIWDNPGGGVAGDGTVVLRAMLERGLNNVGVATIWDPIAVTFCQAAGEGAVIDLRFGGKAGPLAGEPIDARVKVLKAVAEGWQSFGPSRVTLGPTALVRIEGTEVDIILNTNRTQTFEPDIFSNVGVDPMSKDILLIKSTNHFYAGFEPIAAEIIYVTAPSSYPSNPAVTDYKKLTRPVWPRVADPWKC; encoded by the coding sequence ATGCGTATCTTCACCGCCTCGCTGGCGACGGAAACCAACACCTTCTCGCCGGTGCCGACCGACCGGGCCTCGTTCGAGATGGCGTTCTATGCCGGGCCAGGCAAGCATCCGGAGACGCCGACGCTGTGTTCCTCGCCGATCGTCGCCTTGCGTCGGCGTGCGGCAAAAGAGGGCCTGACCGTCATCGAAGGCACCGCCACATGGGCGGAGCCGGGCGGCCTGGTGCAGCGGCAGACCTTCGAGGCGCTACGCGACGAGATCCTCGATCAGTTGAAGGCAGCACTCCCGGTCGATGCCGTCATCCTCGGCCTGCATGGAGCCATGGTGGCGCAAGGCTATGACGATTGCGAGGGCGATCTGCTGGAACGTGTGCGGGCAATCGTCGGTCCCAAGGTGGTGATTGCCTCCGAGTTCGATCCGCACAGCCATCTGACGCCGAAGCGCGTGGCGGCCTCCGACATCATGGCTTACTTCCTCGAATTCCCGCACACCGACTTCTACGAGCGCGGCGAACATGTCGTCGAGCTTGGACTGGCGGCGGCGCGCGGCGAGATCAAGCCGGTTATCTCGACCTTCGACTGCCGCATGATCCAGGTGCTGCCGACCAGCCGCGAGCCGATGCGCTCCTTCGTCGACCGTATCAAGGCGCTGCACGGCAAGGACGGCGTGCTGTCGGTCTCGGTCATCCACGGTTTCATGGCGGCCGATGTGCCCGAAATGGGCACGCGCATCCTGGTGATCACCGACAATGACAAGGCCAAGGGCGATGCGCTGGCGGAGCGGCTAGGACGCGAGCTTTACGCACTGCGCGAAAAGACGGCGATGACGATGCTGAACACAGCCGACGGCATCGATCGGGCGCTCGCGGTACGCGCAGAGAATCCCGGCAAGCCGGTGGTCATCGCCGACATCTGGGACAATCCCGGTGGCGGCGTTGCCGGTGACGGCACGGTCGTGCTGCGCGCCATGCTGGAACGTGGCCTGAACAATGTCGGCGTGGCGACGATCTGGGATCCGATCGCCGTGACCTTCTGTCAGGCGGCGGGCGAGGGGGCCGTCATCGATCTGCGCTTCGGCGGCAAGGCTGGGCCATTGGCGGGCGAGCCGATCGACGCCCGGGTCAAGGTGCTGAAGGCCGTTGCCGAGGGCTGGCAGAGTTTCGGGCCGAGCCGGGTGACGCTCGGACCGACCGCGCTGGTTCGTATCGAGGGCACCGAGGTCGACATCATCCTCAACACCAACCGCACCCAGACCTTCGAGCCGGATATTTTTTCCAACGTCGGCGTCGATCCGATGAGCAAGGATATCCTGCTGATCAAGTCGACCAATCATTTCTACGCCGGCTTCGAGCCGATTGCGGCCGAGATCATCTATGTCACGGCGCCGAGTTCATATCCCAGCAATCCGGCGGTGACGGATTACAAGAAGCTGACCCGGCCGGTGTGGCCGAGGGTGGCGGATCCCTGGAAGTGCTAA
- a CDS encoding sugar ABC transporter permease → MQNRFLPYLLTLPSLFLAAVVIFWPVWDLIQISTHEVNRFGQLREFSGLANFAALAADPDFIAALWRTGLWTVLVVGGALLLSVPVAMILNTDFYGRGIARVIIMLPWAVSLTMTAVVWRWALSGESGMLNSALLGLGIIDHNIQWLAQASTAFPMQVLIGILVTVPFTTTIFLGGLSSIPDDLYEAAALEGATALQEFREITFPLLKPFINIAIVLNTIYVFNSFPIIWVMTQGGPANSTDILVTHLYKLAFRIGKLGEASAVSLVMFAILLVFTMIYVRLAMREQRA, encoded by the coding sequence ATGCAAAATCGTTTCTTGCCCTATCTCCTGACCTTGCCCAGCCTGTTCCTGGCGGCGGTCGTCATCTTCTGGCCGGTCTGGGACCTGATCCAGATCTCGACGCATGAGGTCAACCGCTTCGGCCAGTTGCGCGAGTTCAGCGGCCTTGCCAATTTCGCGGCACTCGCCGCCGATCCCGATTTCATCGCGGCACTCTGGCGCACCGGCCTGTGGACCGTGCTGGTGGTCGGCGGCGCGCTGCTGCTGTCGGTGCCGGTGGCGATGATCCTCAACACCGATTTTTACGGCCGCGGCATCGCCCGTGTCATCATCATGCTGCCCTGGGCGGTGTCGCTGACCATGACGGCGGTGGTCTGGCGCTGGGCGCTGAGCGGCGAAAGCGGCATGCTGAATTCGGCGTTGCTTGGCCTCGGTATCATCGACCACAACATCCAGTGGCTGGCGCAGGCCAGCACGGCCTTTCCGATGCAGGTGCTGATCGGCATATTGGTGACGGTGCCGTTCACCACAACGATCTTCCTCGGCGGCCTGTCGTCGATCCCGGACGATCTCTACGAGGCGGCGGCGCTCGAAGGAGCGACGGCGCTGCAGGAGTTCCGTGAGATCACCTTTCCGCTGCTGAAACCGTTCATCAACATCGCCATCGTGCTCAATACCATCTACGTTTTCAATTCGTTCCCGATCATCTGGGTGATGACGCAGGGCGGGCCGGCCAACTCGACCGACATCCTGGTCACCCACCTCTACAAGCTCGCCTTCCGCATCGGCAAACTGGGTGAGGCATCTGCGGTGTCGCTGGTGATGTTCGCCATATTGCTGGTCTTCACCATGATCTATGTTCGCCTCGCCATGCGGGAGCAGCGCGCATGA
- a CDS encoding LemA family protein, with protein sequence MLAQRLARPSTFRTLPAFLMMAIVLPLLAGCGYNTIPTAEENAKAAWSEVLNQYQRRADLIPNLVETVKGYASHEKDTLDAVVEARAKATQITVTPETLKDPEALKKFQDAQAGLTSALSRLIAVSEAYPDLKANQNFLALQAQLEGTENRIAVARRDYIQAVRDYNLTLKTFPSVLWATFWFRSNEPYANFTVDEDKMQPPKVDFGTKQGG encoded by the coding sequence ATGCTTGCCCAGCGCCTTGCCAGACCATCGACATTCCGCACGCTGCCCGCCTTCCTGATGATGGCAATCGTGCTGCCGCTGCTTGCCGGCTGCGGCTACAACACGATCCCGACGGCGGAGGAAAACGCCAAGGCGGCCTGGAGCGAGGTGCTGAACCAGTACCAGCGCCGCGCCGACCTCATTCCTAATCTGGTCGAGACGGTCAAAGGCTATGCCTCGCATGAAAAGGACACGCTCGACGCTGTCGTCGAGGCGCGCGCCAAGGCAACGCAGATCACGGTGACGCCGGAAACGCTGAAGGATCCGGAAGCGCTCAAGAAGTTCCAGGATGCCCAGGCCGGGCTGACCAGCGCGCTGTCGCGGCTGATCGCGGTGTCGGAGGCCTACCCCGACCTCAAGGCCAACCAGAACTTTCTCGCGCTGCAGGCGCAGCTAGAGGGCACCGAGAACCGCATTGCGGTGGCACGGCGCGACTACATCCAGGCGGTCAGGGATTATAATCTGACGCTGAAGACGTTCCCGTCGGTGCTGTGGGCGACCTTCTGGTTCCGCAGCAACGAGCCCTACGCCAATTTCACCGTCGACGAAGACAAGATGCAGCCGCCGAAGGTCGATTTCGGCACGAAGCAGGGCGGGTGA
- a CDS encoding carbohydrate ABC transporter permease, whose amino-acid sequence MTSKLKRTVIAWLLLAPLIVVTIFPFAVMFLTAVKPRQEVLSPTWWPSEFRWSNFADMWVATGFGQALANSLYVSIIATVGAILISVPAAYAMSRFRFAGYGAFRQFLLISQMISPIVLVLGLFRLMAAWGLVESTTALGFIYMAFNVAFTVWMLQSYFDTIPRDLEEAAWMEGAGRWLTLRKVFLPLCLPAIAVTAIFTFINAWNEFVVALTMLRSQESYTLPIQVFSLVAGRYTIEWHHVMAATLLATLPVAILFIWLQRYLVRGLALGAVK is encoded by the coding sequence ATGACAAGCAAACTGAAGCGCACCGTCATCGCTTGGCTGCTCCTGGCTCCGCTGATCGTGGTGACGATCTTTCCCTTTGCGGTGATGTTCCTGACCGCGGTCAAGCCGCGGCAGGAGGTGCTGTCGCCGACCTGGTGGCCGAGCGAGTTCCGCTGGTCGAATTTTGCCGACATGTGGGTGGCGACCGGCTTCGGCCAGGCGCTGGCCAATTCGCTCTACGTCTCGATCATCGCCACTGTCGGCGCCATCCTCATCTCGGTGCCGGCGGCCTATGCCATGTCGCGCTTTCGCTTTGCCGGCTACGGCGCCTTCCGGCAGTTCCTGCTGATTTCGCAGATGATCTCGCCGATTGTGCTGGTGCTCGGCCTGTTCCGGCTGATGGCGGCCTGGGGGCTGGTCGAATCGACCACGGCGCTCGGCTTCATCTACATGGCCTTCAACGTCGCCTTCACGGTGTGGATGCTGCAGAGTTATTTCGACACCATCCCGCGCGATCTCGAGGAGGCGGCCTGGATGGAAGGCGCCGGCCGCTGGCTGACGCTGCGCAAGGTGTTCCTGCCGCTCTGCCTGCCGGCGATCGCGGTGACGGCGATCTTCACCTTCATCAACGCCTGGAACGAGTTCGTCGTGGCGCTGACCATGCTGCGCAGCCAGGAGAGCTATACGCTGCCGATCCAGGTGTTCTCGCTGGTCGCCGGCCGCTACACGATCGAATGGCATCACGTCATGGCGGCGACGCTGCTGGCGACACTGCCGGTGGCGATCCTGTTCATCTGGCTGCAGCGCTACCTCGTCCGAGGCCTGGCGCTCGGGGCGGTCAAATAA
- a CDS encoding nuclear transport factor 2 family protein — MNGTVRQVMNVRLAVFTAAALLIAIIAARADDGAIISRWYSALLVADRTELADLLADDVRIKLDDLGVVQSKQEFIASLDEWKGAVAGAAIHHRIEKSEGGVTTVIACYDFPDNDMLMQETFAVADNRITASSQAAIAENCEGY; from the coding sequence ATGAACGGGACAGTGCGCCAGGTGATGAACGTCCGCTTGGCCGTTTTCACGGCGGCCGCACTGCTGATAGCAATCATTGCCGCCCGCGCCGATGACGGCGCCATCATCAGCCGCTGGTATTCGGCGCTGCTGGTCGCCGACCGCACCGAACTCGCCGACCTGCTTGCCGACGATGTCCGCATCAAGCTCGATGACCTCGGCGTCGTTCAAAGCAAGCAGGAATTCATCGCCTCGCTCGACGAATGGAAAGGTGCGGTTGCCGGTGCCGCGATCCACCACCGCATCGAGAAGAGCGAGGGCGGCGTCACCACGGTGATCGCTTGCTACGATTTCCCCGACAATGACATGCTGATGCAGGAAACCTTCGCGGTGGCCGACAACCGCATAACCGCCAGCTCGCAAGCGGCAATCGCCGAAAACTGCGAGGGCTACTGA
- a CDS encoding DUF5071 domain-containing protein, with translation MIDIKGLIPRDKHDLDAVTAIREAGYPAIAPILDGLMKWTADGNWPVARSLAPFLATLGRPIIDPVLRVLRGNDPTFKYFCLVTIVSTLPIDTLKALEIDLEGLAVNPSRLDKAEGVHEEAEAALLRLRS, from the coding sequence TTGATCGACATAAAAGGTCTTATTCCTCGCGACAAACATGACCTCGATGCCGTCACCGCCATTCGAGAAGCTGGTTACCCTGCTATCGCGCCCATCCTCGACGGGTTGATGAAATGGACGGCAGACGGCAACTGGCCCGTCGCTCGCTCTCTGGCACCTTTTCTCGCGACGCTCGGAAGGCCAATCATAGATCCGGTTCTCCGGGTTCTCCGAGGGAACGATCCCACGTTCAAATATTTCTGCCTCGTGACGATCGTCAGCACCTTACCAATCGACACGCTGAAGGCCTTGGAGATCGATTTGGAGGGACTTGCGGTCAATCCGAGCCGATTGGACAAGGCGGAAGGTGTGCACGAGGAAGCCGAGGCGGCATTGCTACGGTTACGATCCTGA
- a CDS encoding sugar ABC transporter substrate-binding protein, whose protein sequence is MSLAKWTVGLMAGMSMLAFAAQANAGEVRVTVAEYSAKTGPYFEAVKKEFEAKNPGITVKFEVVPWDVLLQKLTTDITAGTNADLSIIGTRWLIDFVQQDVAEPLDGYITPEFKGRFIDTFLSPSIMSGKTYGLPIAASARAMYYNKDLFAKAGIAKPPATWTELQDDARKIKALGTGAFGFGLQGKEIETDVYYYYAMWSQGTEILNKDGTSGLGTPGALEAAKLYKSMIDEGLTEPGVTSNNREDVQNLFKQGKVGMMITAPFLSNQIKDEAPSLKYGVAAIPAGPTGARGTYGVTDSMIMFKNSKNKDEAWKLMDFLFTTEQRAKFTQGEGFLPVNKEEAKMDYYVNNADLAAFTALLPDARFAPVIPGWEEVAQITSDAMQKIYLGGDPEAGLKDAAAKANAVLKK, encoded by the coding sequence ATGAGCCTTGCCAAATGGACTGTCGGCCTGATGGCCGGAATGAGCATGCTGGCCTTCGCGGCGCAGGCAAATGCGGGTGAAGTGCGCGTCACCGTCGCCGAATACAGCGCCAAGACCGGCCCGTATTTCGAAGCGGTGAAGAAGGAATTCGAAGCCAAGAATCCCGGCATCACCGTCAAGTTCGAAGTCGTGCCGTGGGATGTGCTCTTGCAGAAGCTGACCACCGACATCACCGCCGGCACCAATGCGGACCTCTCGATCATCGGCACGCGCTGGCTGATCGACTTCGTCCAGCAGGACGTCGCCGAGCCGCTCGACGGCTACATCACGCCTGAATTCAAAGGCCGCTTCATCGACACCTTCCTGTCGCCCTCGATCATGAGCGGCAAGACCTACGGCCTGCCGATCGCCGCCTCGGCGCGCGCCATGTATTACAACAAGGACCTGTTCGCGAAGGCCGGCATCGCCAAGCCGCCGGCGACCTGGACGGAATTGCAGGACGATGCCCGCAAGATCAAGGCGCTGGGAACCGGCGCCTTTGGGTTCGGCCTGCAGGGCAAGGAGATCGAGACCGACGTCTATTACTACTATGCGATGTGGTCGCAGGGCACCGAAATCCTCAACAAGGACGGCACGTCGGGTCTCGGCACGCCGGGCGCGCTCGAAGCCGCCAAGCTCTACAAGTCGATGATCGACGAGGGGCTGACCGAGCCCGGCGTCACCTCCAACAACCGCGAGGATGTGCAGAACCTGTTCAAGCAGGGCAAGGTCGGCATGATGATCACCGCGCCGTTCCTGTCCAACCAGATCAAGGATGAGGCACCGAGCCTGAAATATGGCGTCGCCGCCATTCCGGCCGGCCCGACCGGCGCGCGCGGCACCTATGGCGTCACCGATTCCATGATCATGTTCAAGAACTCCAAGAACAAGGATGAGGCCTGGAAGCTGATGGACTTCCTGTTCACCACGGAGCAGCGCGCCAAGTTCACGCAAGGCGAAGGCTTCCTGCCGGTGAACAAGGAAGAGGCCAAGATGGATTATTACGTTAACAACGCCGATCTGGCCGCCTTCACCGCGCTGCTGCCCGACGCCCGCTTCGCGCCGGTCATTCCGGGCTGGGAAGAAGTCGCCCAGATCACCTCGGACGCCATGCAGAAGATCTATCTCGGCGGCGACCCAGAGGCCGGCCTGAAGGACGCGGCAGCCAAAGCCAATGCAGTGCTGAAGAAATAG
- the pdxY gene encoding pyridoxal kinase PdxY: MSAEQTDAPRAVIVISSHVVRGSVGNRAAVFALETLGFPVWAVPTVTLPWHPGHGRSTRILPPLDQFKALMADLERAPWLGEVGAVLSGYLGEAGQAEAVASLVAAVKARTPDAVYICDPVTGDSGGLYVPEPTAAAMRDRLMPIADIATPNRYELEWMAGVPLPDLKSVISAALHAGPSTMLVTSAQSMMIGGTGNLLLDGTQALLAEHRLIDKPPNGLGDLTAAVYLARILSGQPPIKALQSTTAAVYEILARTAKRGGDELQLETDAQSLSHPMAMVQLRHLTHPGRDRRA, from the coding sequence ATGAGCGCCGAGCAAACCGACGCGCCGCGTGCGGTCATCGTCATTTCCAGCCATGTCGTGCGCGGTTCGGTCGGCAACCGTGCCGCCGTGTTTGCGCTGGAAACGCTGGGCTTCCCGGTCTGGGCCGTGCCCACGGTGACGCTGCCCTGGCATCCCGGCCACGGGCGGTCGACGCGCATCCTGCCGCCACTTGACCAGTTCAAGGCGCTGATGGCCGATCTCGAGCGTGCGCCATGGCTGGGCGAGGTCGGCGCCGTGCTGTCGGGCTATCTCGGCGAAGCCGGCCAGGCCGAGGCCGTCGCCTCGCTGGTCGCCGCCGTGAAGGCCAGGACGCCTGACGCCGTTTACATCTGCGACCCGGTGACGGGTGATTCGGGCGGCCTCTACGTGCCCGAGCCCACCGCCGCCGCCATGCGCGACCGGCTGATGCCGATCGCCGACATCGCCACGCCCAACCGCTACGAGCTGGAATGGATGGCTGGCGTTCCCTTGCCAGACCTCAAATCGGTGATCTCGGCCGCACTTCATGCCGGACCGTCGACCATGCTGGTCACCTCAGCACAGTCGATGATGATTGGCGGCACAGGCAATCTGCTGCTCGACGGCACCCAGGCGCTGCTCGCCGAGCACCGCCTGATTGACAAGCCGCCGAACGGCCTGGGCGACCTGACGGCGGCCGTCTACCTCGCCCGCATCCTCTCCGGCCAGCCGCCGATCAAGGCGCTGCAATCGACCACGGCGGCGGTCTACGAAATCCTGGCGCGCACCGCAAAACGCGGCGGCGACGAACTGCAGCTGGAAACCGATGCGCAGAGCCTGTCGCACCCGATGGCCATGGTGCAGCTGCGCCATCTCACGCATCCGGGGCGGGACCGCCGGGCGTGA
- a CDS encoding DUF429 domain-containing protein — MTSTGVVLVGADGCRAGWLAVRCAPGMAPSVEVFASFAALLAANPDDAVVAVDMPIGLPEFSGKGGRGPEALVRPLLGARQSSVFSIPSRAALYADTSDFTTIEAWYAAHRRVSAVARTTSDPPRGVSIQAFGIFSKIREIDTLLIERPDLRGPVFESHPEVAFCRLNGDQAMQLPKTIKGSVNPVGMAERKALLCRHGYAMDFLDQPPPRGAAADDFLDAAVMMLIAGRIAGGKARPFPDPPRADGFGIPVAIWA, encoded by the coding sequence GTGACCTCGACTGGGGTCGTGCTGGTCGGCGCCGACGGCTGCAGGGCCGGCTGGCTCGCCGTACGGTGCGCGCCCGGCATGGCGCCTTCGGTCGAGGTCTTCGCCAGTTTTGCGGCTCTGCTTGCTGCAAATCCCGACGATGCGGTTGTCGCCGTCGACATGCCGATCGGCCTGCCGGAGTTTTCCGGCAAGGGCGGGCGCGGACCGGAAGCACTGGTGCGCCCACTGCTTGGCGCACGCCAGTCCAGCGTCTTCTCGATCCCGTCCCGCGCGGCACTTTATGCTGACACCAGCGACTTCACCACAATCGAGGCCTGGTACGCCGCGCATCGCAGGGTAAGCGCGGTGGCCAGGACCACATCCGATCCGCCGCGCGGCGTTTCGATCCAGGCCTTCGGCATCTTTTCGAAAATCCGCGAGATCGACACATTGCTGATCGAGCGGCCCGATCTGCGCGGCCCTGTCTTCGAATCGCATCCGGAAGTCGCCTTCTGCCGCCTGAATGGAGACCAGGCCATGCAGCTGCCGAAGACGATCAAGGGCAGCGTCAATCCAGTCGGCATGGCGGAGCGCAAGGCGCTGCTGTGCCGGCACGGCTATGCCATGGACTTCCTCGACCAGCCGCCGCCGCGTGGCGCGGCCGCCGACGATTTCCTCGATGCCGCCGTCATGATGCTGATCGCCGGCCGCATCGCCGGCGGCAAGGCCAGGCCGTTTCCGGACCCGCCACGCGCTGACGGTTTCGGCATACCGGTCGCCATCTGGGCATAA
- a CDS encoding carbonic anhydrase — MPHLPDHLLAGYRNFMNGRYLTESGRYRELAREGQAPETMIVACCDSRAAPEAIFDAGPGELFVLRNVGNLVPPYEPDGEFHSTSAALEFAVQSLKVKNIVVMGHGRCGGIRAALDPNSAPLSPGDFIGKWMSLIAPAAETVSSSTFMTAAERQTALERISIRYSIANLRTFPCVSILEGKGRLSLHGAWFDISTGELWVMNKETGDFERPALE, encoded by the coding sequence ATGCCTCATCTTCCCGACCACCTTCTCGCCGGCTATCGCAATTTCATGAATGGCCGCTACCTCACCGAGAGCGGCCGCTATCGCGAGCTTGCCCGCGAGGGGCAGGCACCGGAAACCATGATCGTTGCCTGTTGCGATTCGCGTGCGGCCCCCGAAGCGATCTTCGACGCCGGGCCAGGCGAGCTGTTCGTGCTGCGCAATGTCGGCAATCTGGTGCCGCCCTATGAGCCTGATGGTGAGTTCCATTCGACCTCGGCCGCACTCGAGTTCGCTGTGCAGAGCCTCAAGGTCAAGAACATCGTCGTCATGGGCCACGGCCGCTGCGGCGGCATCCGCGCCGCGCTGGACCCCAATTCCGCGCCGCTGTCCCCCGGCGACTTCATCGGCAAATGGATGAGCCTGATCGCGCCGGCCGCCGAAACCGTCTCGTCCAGCACCTTCATGACGGCGGCGGAGCGCCAGACGGCACTCGAGCGCATCTCGATCCGCTATTCCATTGCCAACCTCAGGACCTTCCCTTGCGTCTCGATCCTCGAAGGCAAGGGGCGGCTGTCGCTGCACGGAGCCTGGTTCGATATTTCGACCGGCGAACTCTGGGTGATGAACAAGGAGACCGGCGATTTCGAGCGGCCAGCGCTGGAATGA